A portion of the Betta splendens chromosome 2, fBetSpl5.4, whole genome shotgun sequence genome contains these proteins:
- the LOC114869042 gene encoding uncharacterized protein LOC114869042, with protein sequence MDPAPSWVPGVLSFIASSLLIVLFGLISYKWNQHQNKKNNQRGHITADDGDVTSAVTRNISQFIDQTDGIKQLQDEKHRNNIDQEPVETVKPNISQSESSPLSADKEELETRNLIPESEKCSNLRSNTVAAAHEPQLKVVLALHRMKKLEDEVKRIPHLEEKLQLVECDLRTVTMRLETTQTELEHKRAEMQELQAEQRRREEAERKQLEHKDKQLHGLHQHRMEVQSLTEKNKKLEKLLSEVRKNNEQELMRTNQAARETWTLTLTELKDTQIKLEAEMSTNRKLRAENEELRKQLIKLSV encoded by the exons ATGGATCCTGCTCCGTCATGGGTTCCAGGCGTCCTCAGCTTCATTGCTTCATCTCtgcttattgttttatttggtttgaTCTCCTACAAATGGAATCAGCACCAGAACA agaaaaacaaccaGCGAGGTCACATCACAGCAGACGATGGAGACGTGACGAGTGCGGTCACAAGAAACATCAGTCAA TTCATAGATCAAACAGATGGAATTAAGCAGCTTCAAGATGAGAAGCACAGGAACAACATCGACCAGGAGCCTGTGGAGACGGTGAAGCCAAACATCAGCCAG agtgagagcagCCCTCTGTCAGCTGACAAAGAAGAACTGGAGACGAGGAATCTGATTCCTGAG tCTGAAAAGTGTTCAAACTTGAGGTCCAACACAGTCGCAGCAGCTCATGAGCCGCAGCTTAAGGTCGTCCTGGCGTTGCACAGGATGAAGAAG TTGGAAGATGAGGTGAAGAGAATTCCACATCTGGAGGAGAAACTGCAGCTGGTGGAGTGTGATCTGAGAACGGTGACGATGAGGCTGGAGACCACACAGACAGAG ctggagcacaAACGGGCGgagatgcaggagctgcaggctgagcagcGGAGacgggaggaagcagagaggaagcagctggagcaCAAGGACAAGCAGCTTCATGGA CTGCATCAGCACAGGATGGAGGTTCAGAGTCTGacagagaagaacaagaagCTGGAGAAACTGCTGAGTGAAGTGAGGAAGAACAACGAGCAGGAG cTGATGAGAACCAATCAGGCAGCTCGTGAGACCTGGACTCTGACTCTTACTGAGCTGAAGGACACACAAATCAAACTGGAGGCTGAGATGTCAACGAACAGGAAACTGAGGGCTGAG AATGAGGAGCttaggaagcagctgatcaaactGAGTGTGTGA
- the LOC129602930 gene encoding golgin subfamily A member 6-like protein 22 isoform X2, with the protein MNSRQSAVPLVIGVAASVVVLYFFKYKWSQLRNRSKKRDPTTAEETEPEAQITGGNNHPENERAKDEDEQLEEEAKTEPKDLQNLKEELEAKNKQLHQHKMEVQSLTEKNEELEKQLTELRKNNEQQIKGKVAEVEVQLNQEQQRRWEAEKNLQNLKEELESENKQLQEQKESLQKRDEALEKQLSDLRDEEQRKVEPPAPEVTVTSSQHRVI; encoded by the exons ATGAATTCGCGTCAGTCAGCTGTTCCACTGGTCATTGGTGTCGCTGCGTCTGTGgtggttttatattttttcaaGTATAAATGGAGTCAACTTCGAAACA GAAGCAAGAAGCGAGATCCCACCACAGCAGAGGAAACGGAACCAgaggctcagatcacaggaggAAATAACCAT CCTGAAAATGAAAGGGCCAAAGATGAggatgagcagctggaggaggaagcgaaGACAGAACCTAAGGACCTGCAGaacctgaaggaggagctggaggccaagAACAAGCAG CTGCATCAGCACAAGATGGAGGTTCAGAGTCTCACAGAGAAGAATGAGGAATTGGAGAAACAGCTGACTGAACTGAGGAAGAACAATGAGCAGCAG ATAAAAGGTAAAGTAGCTGAAGTGGAGGTTCAGCTGAACCAGGAGCAACAGAGACGATGGGAAGCTGagaagaacctgcagaacctgaaggaggagctggagagcgaGAACAAGCAG CTGCAGGAACAGAAGGAGTCGCTGCAAAAGAGAGACGAGGCGTTGGAGAAACAGCTGAGTGATCTGAGGGACGAGGAACAACGCAAGGTAGAACCTCCTGCTCCTGAGGTCACTGTGACCAGCTCACAACACCGGGTCATTTAA
- the LOC129602930 gene encoding golgin subfamily A member 6-like protein 25 isoform X1, translating into MNSRQSAVPLVIGVAASVVVLYFFKYKWSQLRNKGSKKRDPTTAEETEPEAQITGGNNHPENERAKDEDEQLEEEAKTEPKDLQNLKEELEAKNKQLHQHKMEVQSLTEKNEELEKQLTELRKNNEQQIKGKVAEVEVQLNQEQQRRWEAEKNLQNLKEELESENKQLQEQKESLQKRDEALEKQLSDLRDEEQRKVEPPAPEVTVTSSQHRVI; encoded by the exons ATGAATTCGCGTCAGTCAGCTGTTCCACTGGTCATTGGTGTCGCTGCGTCTGTGgtggttttatattttttcaaGTATAAATGGAGTCAACTTCGAAACA AAGGAAGCAAGAAGCGAGATCCCACCACAGCAGAGGAAACGGAACCAgaggctcagatcacaggaggAAATAACCAT CCTGAAAATGAAAGGGCCAAAGATGAggatgagcagctggaggaggaagcgaaGACAGAACCTAAGGACCTGCAGaacctgaaggaggagctggaggccaagAACAAGCAG CTGCATCAGCACAAGATGGAGGTTCAGAGTCTCACAGAGAAGAATGAGGAATTGGAGAAACAGCTGACTGAACTGAGGAAGAACAATGAGCAGCAG ATAAAAGGTAAAGTAGCTGAAGTGGAGGTTCAGCTGAACCAGGAGCAACAGAGACGATGGGAAGCTGagaagaacctgcagaacctgaaggaggagctggagagcgaGAACAAGCAG CTGCAGGAACAGAAGGAGTCGCTGCAAAAGAGAGACGAGGCGTTGGAGAAACAGCTGAGTGATCTGAGGGACGAGGAACAACGCAAGGTAGAACCTCCTGCTCCTGAGGTCACTGTGACCAGCTCACAACACCGGGTCATTTAA
- the LOC129602930 gene encoding golgin subfamily A member 6-like protein 6 isoform X3 gives MNSRQSAVPLVIGVAASVVVLYFFKYKWSQLRNKGSKKRDPTTAEETEPEAQITGGNNHPENERAKDEDEQLEEEAKTEPKDLQNLKEELEAKNKQLHQHKMEVQSLTEKNEELEKQLTELRKNNEQQIKGKVAEVEVQLNQEQQRRWEAEKNLQNLKEELESENKQEQKESLQKRDEALEKQLSDLRDEEQRKVEPPAPEVTVTSSQHRVI, from the exons ATGAATTCGCGTCAGTCAGCTGTTCCACTGGTCATTGGTGTCGCTGCGTCTGTGgtggttttatattttttcaaGTATAAATGGAGTCAACTTCGAAACA AAGGAAGCAAGAAGCGAGATCCCACCACAGCAGAGGAAACGGAACCAgaggctcagatcacaggaggAAATAACCAT CCTGAAAATGAAAGGGCCAAAGATGAggatgagcagctggaggaggaagcgaaGACAGAACCTAAGGACCTGCAGaacctgaaggaggagctggaggccaagAACAAGCAG CTGCATCAGCACAAGATGGAGGTTCAGAGTCTCACAGAGAAGAATGAGGAATTGGAGAAACAGCTGACTGAACTGAGGAAGAACAATGAGCAGCAG ATAAAAGGTAAAGTAGCTGAAGTGGAGGTTCAGCTGAACCAGGAGCAACAGAGACGATGGGAAGCTGagaagaacctgcagaacctgaaggaggagctggagagcgaGAACAAGCAG GAACAGAAGGAGTCGCTGCAAAAGAGAGACGAGGCGTTGGAGAAACAGCTGAGTGATCTGAGGGACGAGGAACAACGCAAGGTAGAACCTCCTGCTCCTGAGGTCACTGTGACCAGCTCACAACACCGGGTCATTTAA